The following DNA comes from Coregonus clupeaformis isolate EN_2021a unplaced genomic scaffold, ASM2061545v1 scaf1039, whole genome shotgun sequence.
cagagtcgaaagccttggccatgtcgatgaagacagctgcatAGTACTGTCTTtatatcgatcgcggttataatatcatttaggacatTTAGCGTGGCTGAGGTGTACCCAtcaccagctcggaaaccagaatgactagcggagaaggtacggttgGATTCGAAATGgatggtgatctgtttgttaacttggctttcacatactttcgaaaggcagggcaggatggatataggtctgtaacagcttggatctagagtgtcaccccctttgaagagggggatgactgcggcagttttccaattatgtgacttctgaaggtaatagagtgcaccagatcgtatttaggggcttcatagcaaagggggtgaatacatatgcgtacaccacttttccattatttagtttttagaatttttgaaacaagttatttttttcatttcattcaccaatttagactattttgtgtatgtccattacatgaaatccaaataaaaataaatttaaattacaggttgtaatgcaacaaaataggaaaaacgccaagggggatgaatacttttgcaaagcactgtaccttagtgttcttgggcacagggactatggtggtctgcttgaaacatgttggtattacagacttagacagggagaggttgaaaatgtcagtgaagacacttgccagttggtcagcgcatgctcagagtacacgtcctggtaatccgtctgttgacttgtttaaaggtcttactcacatcggctacggagagtgtgatcactcAGTTgcccggaacagctgatgctctcatgcatgtttcagtgttacttgcctcgaagcgagcatagaagtaatttagctcgtttggtaggctcgtgtcactgggcagctcgcgactgtgcttccttttgtagtctgtaacagtttgcaagccctgccacatccgacgagcgccgGAGCCTGTGTAGaatgattcgatcttagtcctgtattgacgctttgcctgtttgatggttcgtcggagggcatagcgggatttcttataagcttccgggttaaagtcccgctctttgaaagcggcagctctaccctttagctcagtgcgaatgttgcctgtaatccatggcttctggttgggttgTGTATGTATAGTCACTGTGAGGACGACaccatcgatgcacttattgatgaagccagtgactgatgttgtgtactcctcaatgccatcggaagaatcccggaacatattccagtctgtgctagcaaaacagtccaaCAAAGCAAAACTCATCACACTATCAAATCAAGTGGCCAGCTTGTGCAACAAAATCTCAAGCACTGGGAGTCCATCCTAGATAAATGTCAAAATCGTCTGGGTTTGGATACACGCAATTGTGCAAGCAAAGATGTCATTAGCACGGTCATTGAGAAACTAGGCACTCCTCAATATCAGAAATATCTCAAGGAAATCATTGTGGATCAGAACACATCCATTAACAGGAATAATATAACACAGCTTAAAGATTATAAGGCAAAGCCAGTCACAAAAGTGGCAAACGCAACTATCAGCCTCCCGAacggcgcagtggtctaaggcactgcatcgcgtgctagaggcgtcactacagatccgggtggCGCACAGTTAGCCCagagtcgtccgggtttggccaggggggctttacttggctgaTCACGCTCTAGCAACTTCTTGTGGCGGGcagggcacctgcaggctgaccccgGTCATCAGTTAAACGGTGTTTccgccgacacattggtgcggctggcttccaggttaagcgtgGTTTGGCAgttcatgtttcggaggatgcatgacttgaccttcgcctatcgatgttacattgagctgggtgaatagaatatgaatgacagtcatccaatatgctgtattagaaataaggccatgttcataaaaatacaaataaattctccctcatcttaaacggcaccaaaCGCCACTGGATTAGATACTAGATTGGATTATCTGATGCTGTAGAAACACCATGTAAAGTGGTGTAATTCTATTTCCTAATACTAATGTCATTCATAACCTTCATCTGTTTGCTTCATTTTGGCAGAGGGACTGGCTATATCCTATCATAGATGCATTCTTAAAATAGTCGCTCACTGTTTGACAAACCACAGCCCcatcttgtactccctgttcacccatgactgcatggccacgcatgTCTCCAACTCAACATCAAGTTTGCGGACgacacagtggtaggcctgattactaacaatgacgagacagcttaCAGGGAGGTGAGgaccctggcggagtggtgccaggaaaataacctctccctcaaagtcaacaaaatgaaggggctgattgtggacttcaggtgACAGCagagagcacacccccatccagtGTTCATGcatctatcagtctaactatttaccccatccctctctctcgcacacacctGTGAAAGAgatagaatgtgtgtgtgcgtgcatgattCTTTGTGTGGGAGGTTAGGCACAGGTCATTCCTCAACTGTAAACCCATGTCAACTGGGGTGTCTGCAGTCAAGAGCTAGATGCATGACCACATGGGGATGGTAGTTCAGAATGTACCCTTGGCCAAGATACTTAACCCTTTACTTCCTCATCCAGATGTGGTGGCTGGTAATGCACTTAAAGCATGCAGGTTCGTTTAGTATTTTGTGTATTCAAACTAAGATGTACTGTATAGACCACAGCTGTTCAattcttaccctacgaggtccagacTACTGCTGGTTCTGTCCTACTTGAATTAATTGCGCCCACCTGGCTTTGAGATCCAGATTTTAGGGGTATAGAGCAAAGTTtccccaaccctctcctcaggCTCCCCCAGACGTTTCACATTTTTTGTTAACCCTAAACTGGCACACCCGATTCAATTAGTCAACTAATCAAGCCTttaattgaatcaggtgtgccagtTTAGGATTAAAACAAAAAAGTGAAACATCTGTGGGGGAGGCTCGAGGAGAGAGTTGGGAAACCCTGGTATAGACAGTAAAAGTTTAAGACAAACTGAAATGAACAGCAGAGGCAAAACTTCCATTTTATTGCTTAGGCCCATCGCTCAGGCTATTGATGACTGCTCTCCATCGCACTCTGTTCTGGGCAGTATTCTCCAGCCTGTCCCACCTCTGTTCTGGGCAGTATTCTCCAGCTCATTCCACCCCATGCTGGTTTTCCTTGTATCTGCCTTCAGCTCCCACCTCCAGGGTACTCTTTTCTCTTCTGGGTTTCAGGATACATCTTGCCTGGTGATGTTGGAGGGGGCCGTTCGTAGGGTGTGGCCGATCCACCCCCATCCTCCAGATCTCCTGATCCACCAGAACATAGCTGGAGCGCTCCATCTTCCCATAAGCCTGCTGCAAAACATTGGTGTCCACAGTTCTATCAAATAAATGCAACAGATTCTACAAAcgcattatttaaaaaaatcccTGTAGAATCCTTTTGGCCTGATGCTCATAGAGTTGATAGGCATGAAGACTTCCAGAAGTCTCATACACCTCCAGGGCAGGGGCTGGTCGTGGGCCTCCAAAGATGGCCACCTTGGCCGGGGGAAGATCAGCATACTTATTGTAGAGTAGCTCACTGTTCTGCATAAACCATAAGACTATAACGGTGTTCATGCATCCAACAGTAATTTATTCTGATACTATTTGACCCATTGGTTTCTTTATGCTCCTCTCTCTTCTGCATACTTTGTGTGTAACGTGTGGGAAATACACAGTACTATTCCTGTAGCCTTGAGTCTAGGGAAGCCATAGGCACTAAGCCTAAAACACTACGTATAAAATTGCTACAGTTCCATACTTACCTATGATAAACTGTCACCGTCCTCCAATGGCACGTTGAACCTTAACATGGTTAAGGGGATACCCTGACTAAACAAACAGAGCTGAATTAAATACTGTGGGCCACGCCCTTAATCAACAATTAGCCACACCTGGGACTGGCAACCCAACAAGGGTATGTTCACAATATCAACGGTTCTACCCCATTACATGAGCATGTGTGTGGTTCAAAGTCTCTTTGTGCCGGTGCCAGATGTTAGGCACAGGTTGTTCCTCAAGTGCAAACCCATTCCAACTGGGGTGTGTGCAGTCAATATCTAATTGGGATGGGAATTCACAGGGTGTACCCTTGGCCAAGATACTTCACCACAAGTTAACCCTTTACCTCCTCATAAACAACTATGTTTTGTGAGACCAAAACAAACATGTACTGTCTAGACAAAAAAGTTGAATACAAACTACATTGAATTGCAGAGGGGAAAAAATCCTGCTACATAGCATTGTTGTCCACATTTTTATCAATTATATGCAACAGAAGCTGGAAATGCATGATAAGAAAACCTCTGAGAGATTCTGTTTGTCACTACTCATAGAGTTGTCAGTCATTAACTACTTCCAGGATAGGGCCTGGTTGTGGTTTTCTGTGACTGAAGAGGGCTAACCCTCGCTTGGATAAGCCCGATGCATGGGAGGaagcatacatttacatttacattttagtcatttagcagacgctcttatccagagcgacttacagttagtgagtgcatacatgatttttttattttttatttttttccatactggcatAAGGGTAGACAGCACCTTTTCTGTGTTATCATGTTTGGTTAAGCAAATATAAAGAAAATACATTGTCCGGCTATGGCGGAGTAGCAAAATGGCTGTCACAGCCACCAGGGGTGATATTTAGGTTTTACATCGCACAATTGTAATCATTGACCATTAAAACATAGGTGTAGACATCACCTTTTGTGTTATCATGTTAGCATTGCTTGGAAATTGCATTTCACTGTTATAACTCCACACTCTTGGGTTGGATCAGAGAAGTGACCAACAGCAGGGGAAAGCAGATGGCATGATACTTCTCATCTTCAAAatgtttcccctccctctctcttactctctcttccACCCTAGTCCCTATCACAAGCTATTGAGAATGAATTTATACTAATGTAAAAACATTTACAATCGAtatttataataaataataaatcaaCCTCTATTGTGAATCAATGGATAGTGAGCTGTGTCTCATGTGTTTCACCATTAACATAGTGATCTTGCTGTTATCTGGTGCGTATGGACTGTGTCATAGACCAGGGTTACCAAAACTGGGTCGTGGGGCcacccctgggtgcacgttttggtttttgccctagcactacacagctgattcaaataatcaactcatcatcaagctttgattatttgaatcagctgtgtagtgctagggtaaaAACCAGAACGTGCACCCGCTCACATACAGATGTAGTACCTTCATTTGATCACTTGCTGAGAATTTTCATGcaccgcaggaaatgcagatgaccgtcgtgatttacataaattcacacaaaaaaaaaacacaccaacacacggttattttaacagtattgcacttttcatgcaGCCTTCTTTTTTGTCCAGCTAATAACCTAACCGCCGATCAAGCAACAATATGCACTAAACGTTCAAATCTtgatgctgcaggattattttgctacgACAAtgctggtcaaattaagatcctatatctgtacatGGCCCCACATGGCCTTGGcaaggataataataataataggtaaCACAAATGCTAGGAGTCAGGATTGGATATGTAGTAATTATTGCAACAGGGAAGTAAAAACATGCAGACTCCCTTTGAACATGAGTATTCAGGCTTTATTGaattatccccccccccccattgtgATTAGCACATGAGCCATTCACATGTTCTCCCTGAGGGTGGCGACGTTGAGCGAGATCATAAATTTCTCTAACGTCAAGAGGTACTCCTCCGGGTGACAGCGTAGATGAGCGGCGTGCACAGACTCCTTCCACTTCCTGGTTTCCACAGCAACGCCCCGCTTCCTCCAGAAGTAGATGGCCGCCTCCATGGCGACGGGGTCACACAGCGCATCATTCTCGCAGAAGAAGAAGAGCGCCGGGGCGGTGACGGGGCTGTTGTAGAAGACCTGGACTGCGTTGTCGTAGTAGTGCACCGTCTGGGACTTGAAGAGCCAGAAGTATAGCATAGCGGTGTATCGCACCAGGGGCTCGATACGAGGGAACAGGGTCCTGCCCAGGCCTGaggcacacacatagacacaggtCAAGGTTAATTACATTTAAATTCTTGTTAAATCAATTGGATAAGCCTATGTCATTTCCCCATACAGTAAACACGTGTAAAAAGCCCCCTCTGTAACTCAGCAAATACATTTGAATACAATCAAACATTGTAGAGGAGATAAGGTGGGAGCATGATTACTAGGTCTtcaacacacacagcaacattGTGATAAAAGGAGActgacccacatacacacacacacacactgacccacacacacacatacacacacatatacacacacacacacacaccgtctcagTAACAGATCCCTCTCCTTTCTTAGTGTAATAATCCAAACCGACAATCCTACCTCCTTTCCTTCCCCTTTCTCTCACCTGTAGCCATATGCTCCAGCGACCCAACCACCATGCTGTCATACACATGTCCTACGACCTGTTGGGCCAGGCCCGGGTACTTGTGTGGCTCCCTGACCATCTGGCTAAGCAGCTGGGTGAAGGTGTACCCGCCGACGGAGAAGGCATGGACCAGAAGGGGGCGCCCTTTGAAACGTGGGTCGTCCAGGATCTCCAGGACCTCGGCCCCATACTCCAGCCCCCAGCGAGGCCACAGGAAGTGCCACACGGTGCTCTCCACAGATAGGATGTCCAGGCCACGTTCCAGGTAGAGGTCCCGGTACTTCGCCATGGCCCCCGGTTTGGCGCCAAGCCaagggaggagcaggaggaggggacggggggaggaggaggagtgcgaggatggagagagggttgGTACATCCGAAGCGGAAGGGGTCAGAGTTGAGGAAACGGTGGGGTGAGAGGGCGTGtctgagagaaagggaggagagggggagggggtatcGCCCCCTGGTGTCCATCTGGTGTAGTAGTAGATGATGCTTCTGGTGACCCTCTGGGCTATGACCCGCCCCTCTCCCACTGGCGCAGACATGTCTGAATGGGAGTTACTGGGGGGAGGAAAAAGGGCCAGAATTAGAGCAGGATTGGAAGATTGGTTACAGTGGGAGAAAATATGGGTTAAACAAAAACTGCTATGCCTCAAGTGAAATTAATGTATAACCTACAGACACAGATGCAAGGTTGTGGGATCCAGCCAAGGTTGGATCAGGTATACATTGGTATACAGATAAGACTCACAGTATGCTATTAGTATTACAATGAAGCATTAGACAGTATAGACAAGTTGCCTTGGTCCATATTAGACCAAAAAAGCAAAATAAGCTTTGGACTCATAGTTCAACACAAACAGATTTGTATCTATGTGCTGATGTAGGCTGCTGTGTTACAGGTCAATTTGGATGAGAAACATTCCTTTGTAAATATGCTCTACTTTTCATGCCCAATAACTTATGTTAGGCAAATGCTCAAATGGTTAAATAGCTCAGTGTCTGTCATTTAGACATACACAGTTTCATGCAACTTCTTCAAACCAAGCCAATGTCACACACAGCAGGCAGCATTCATGGCATTCTCTACAGggccaccagccactgtggcaggtataTATAAAATCTACCAGAAACTCAGATTTTTTACCAGCCTAAATATTTTTTTGCCCTAAAATTATaccaacaaaccccccaaaatggatgaacatgctttgtaatgtgtctaaaacaataaatgtattactGGTAAGAAATAActaatgtggtatattgtttaattaattgttttgtgacc
Coding sequences within:
- the LOC121555478 gene encoding uncharacterized protein LOC121555478 — translated: MGILKFFMGNSHSDMSAPVGEGRVIAQRVTRSIIYYYTRWTPGGDTPSPSPPFLSDTPSHPTVSSTLTPSASDVPTLSPSSHSSSSPRPLLLLLPWLGAKPGAMAKYRDLYLERGLDILSVESTVWHFLWPRWGLEYGAEVLEILDDPRFKGRPLLVHAFSVGGYTFTQLLSQMVREPHKYPGLAQQVVGHVYDSMVVGSLEHMATGLGRTLFPRIEPLVRYTAMLYFWLFKSQTVHYYDNAVQVFYNSPVTAPALFFFCENDALCDPVAMEAAIYFWRKRGVAVETRKWKESVHAAHLRCHPEEYLLTLEKFMISLNVATLRENM